One genomic window of Streptomyces sp. NBC_01498 includes the following:
- a CDS encoding SACE_7040 family transcriptional regulator has translation MSTRTAAPTRREQILNEAARLFAERGFHGVGVDEIGAAVGISGPGLYRHFAGKDAMLAELLVGISGRLLDGGRKRVAASAGDPGAVLASLIDGHIDFALDDRPLITLHDRELDRLRDSDRKLVRQLQRQYVELWVGVVREIHRDLPEPVARGAVHAVFGLLNSTPHLGPNGRGTPRRAVAETLLRRLAHGAFAALGDEDGAPWP, from the coding sequence ATGAGCACCCGGACCGCGGCGCCGACGCGGCGCGAGCAGATCCTCAACGAGGCCGCCAGGCTCTTCGCCGAGCGTGGTTTCCACGGCGTGGGAGTGGACGAGATAGGGGCGGCCGTCGGTATCAGCGGGCCGGGGCTGTACCGGCATTTCGCGGGCAAGGACGCGATGCTCGCCGAACTTCTCGTCGGGATCAGCGGCCGGCTGCTCGACGGCGGCAGGAAACGGGTCGCGGCGTCGGCCGGCGATCCCGGGGCCGTGCTCGCCTCGCTGATCGACGGCCATATCGACTTCGCGCTGGACGACCGCCCGCTGATCACCCTGCACGACCGTGAGCTGGACCGGCTCCGGGACAGCGACCGCAAGCTCGTACGGCAGCTCCAGCGGCAGTACGTGGAGCTGTGGGTCGGTGTCGTCCGCGAGATCCACCGGGATCTCCCGGAGCCGGTCGCGCGCGGCGCGGTGCACGCCGTCTTCGGTCTGCTGAACTCGACGCCCCATCTGGGCCCGAACGGGCGGGGCACCCCCCGGCGCGCGGTGGCGGAAACGCTCCTGCGCCGCCTGGCGCACGGCGCGTTCGCCGCCCTCGGTGACGAGGACGGCGCGCCGTGGCCGTGA
- the speB gene encoding agmatinase, with the protein MSSAAGSDTPRPGATTAAGPDTGRENGPRGPVDSSRVPRYAGPATFARLPRLDEVGAADVAVVGVPFDSGVSYRPGARFGGNAIREASRLLRPYNPAQDASPFALAQVADAGDIAANPFHIDEAVDTIEAAADDLLGTGARLMTLGGDHTIALPLLRSVAKRHGPVALLHFDAHLDTWDTYFGAEYTHGTPFRRAVEEGILDTEALSHVGTRGPLYGKKDLDDDHRMGFGIVTSADVMRRGVDEVADQLRQRIGDRPLYISIDIDVLDPAHAPGTGTPEAGGLTSRELLEILRGLAACHLVSADVVEVAPAYDHAEITSVAASHTAYELTTIMARQIGEARAT; encoded by the coding sequence ATGAGCAGCGCAGCAGGATCCGACACCCCCCGGCCCGGCGCCACCACCGCGGCCGGCCCGGACACCGGCCGGGAGAACGGCCCGCGGGGCCCCGTCGACTCCTCCCGCGTGCCCCGGTACGCCGGCCCCGCCACCTTCGCCCGCCTGCCCCGGCTGGACGAGGTCGGGGCGGCCGACGTGGCCGTCGTCGGCGTCCCCTTCGACAGCGGGGTCTCCTACCGGCCCGGCGCCCGCTTCGGCGGCAACGCCATCCGTGAGGCGTCCCGGCTGCTGCGCCCGTACAACCCCGCACAGGACGCCTCGCCCTTCGCGCTCGCGCAGGTCGCCGACGCCGGGGACATCGCCGCCAACCCGTTCCACATCGACGAGGCCGTCGACACGATCGAGGCGGCGGCCGACGACCTGCTCGGTACCGGCGCGCGCCTGATGACCCTCGGCGGCGACCACACCATCGCCCTGCCCCTGCTGCGCTCGGTCGCCAAGAGGCACGGCCCCGTCGCGCTGCTCCACTTCGACGCGCACCTCGACACCTGGGACACGTACTTCGGCGCCGAGTACACCCACGGCACCCCGTTCCGCCGGGCCGTCGAGGAGGGCATCCTCGACACGGAGGCGCTGTCGCACGTCGGCACCCGGGGGCCGCTGTACGGCAAGAAGGACCTGGACGACGACCACCGCATGGGCTTCGGCATCGTCACCTCCGCCGACGTCATGCGGCGCGGTGTCGACGAGGTCGCCGACCAGCTGCGGCAGCGCATCGGGGACCGCCCGCTGTACATCTCCATCGACATCGACGTCCTGGACCCGGCCCACGCGCCCGGCACCGGCACCCCCGAGGCCGGCGGGCTCACCTCCCGCGAACTCCTCGAAATCCTCCGGGGGCTGGCCGCCTGCCACCTCGTCTCCGCCGACGTGGTCGAGGTCGCCCCGGCGTACGACCACGCGGAGATCACCTCCGTCGCCGCCTCCCACACGGCGTACGAACTGACCACGATCATGGCCCGGCAGATCGGGGAGGCCCGCGCCACATGA
- a CDS encoding acyl-CoA dehydrogenase family protein produces MRRSVFNEDHEAFRETLRAFIESEVVPVYDQWYADGLVPREFYYKLGELGIFGIEVPEEYGGAGQESFKFQAIVSEECARAGVSFGGSSVHVALCLPYVKAYATAEQKKRWLPGFVTGETMYAIAMTEPGTGSDLAGMKTTAKLSADGSHYVLNGAKTFITGGVHADRVIVCARTAPQSPDDRRHGISLFVVDTKSEGYAVGRKLDKLGLKSSDTAELSFSDVKVPVEDLLGEENKGFSYLGQNLPQERLGIAVGAYAQASAAIRFAQLYVQDRTVFGRTVASFQNTKFELAACKAEVDAAEAVCDRALDAHDAGELSAAEAASAKLFCTEVAHRVIDKCLQLHGGYGYMNEYPIARLYADNRVNRIYGGTSEVMKMIIAKSMGL; encoded by the coding sequence GTGCGCCGTAGCGTTTTCAACGAGGACCACGAGGCGTTCCGGGAGACCCTCCGCGCCTTCATCGAGTCCGAGGTCGTGCCGGTCTACGACCAGTGGTACGCGGACGGGCTGGTGCCGCGCGAGTTCTACTACAAGCTCGGGGAGCTGGGCATCTTCGGGATCGAGGTGCCCGAGGAGTACGGCGGCGCCGGCCAGGAGTCGTTCAAGTTCCAGGCGATCGTCTCCGAGGAGTGCGCCCGCGCGGGCGTCTCCTTCGGAGGGTCCAGCGTGCATGTGGCGCTCTGTCTGCCGTATGTGAAGGCGTACGCCACCGCCGAGCAGAAGAAGCGCTGGCTGCCCGGCTTCGTGACCGGCGAGACCATGTACGCCATCGCCATGACCGAGCCCGGCACCGGCTCCGACCTGGCGGGCATGAAGACCACCGCCAAGCTCTCCGCCGACGGCTCCCACTACGTGCTCAACGGCGCGAAGACCTTCATCACCGGCGGGGTGCACGCGGACCGGGTCATCGTCTGCGCCCGGACCGCCCCGCAGAGCCCCGACGACCGCCGGCACGGCATCTCGCTCTTCGTCGTGGACACGAAGTCCGAGGGGTACGCGGTCGGCCGCAAGCTGGACAAGCTGGGCCTGAAGTCCTCGGACACCGCCGAACTGTCCTTCAGCGACGTCAAGGTGCCCGTCGAGGACCTGCTGGGCGAGGAGAACAAGGGCTTCTCCTACCTCGGCCAGAATCTGCCGCAGGAGCGCCTGGGCATCGCCGTCGGCGCGTACGCGCAGGCGTCGGCCGCGATCCGGTTCGCGCAGCTCTACGTCCAGGACCGCACCGTCTTCGGCAGGACCGTCGCCTCCTTCCAGAACACGAAGTTCGAACTGGCCGCCTGCAAGGCCGAGGTCGACGCCGCCGAGGCCGTCTGCGACCGCGCCCTCGACGCGCACGACGCGGGTGAGCTGTCGGCCGCCGAGGCCGCGTCCGCGAAGCTCTTCTGTACGGAGGTCGCGCACCGCGTGATCGACAAGTGTCTGCAACTGCACGGCGGCTACGGCTACATGAACGAGTACCCGATCGCCCGTCTGTACGCGGACAACCGGGTCAACCGCATCTACGGCGGCACCAGCGAGGTCATGAAGATGATCATCGCCAAGTCCATGGGCCTGTAA
- a CDS encoding ABC transporter ATP-binding protein, translated as MKSARGRVEPSGRWPTGDARGPERPAGQREAARVAAERTEPGREKPGGSERDGGTGGGAETAGWARRLTGYAWRYRRNTLLALGSSLGGMAVMALVPLITKVVIDDVIGTGTRSIAVWTGLLIAAATVIYVLTYIRRYYGGRLALDVQHDLRTEMYGTIARLDGRRQDELSTGQVVGRATSDLQLIQSLLFMLPMTIGNVLLFLISLVIMAWLSLPLTLVALAVAPALWYIARRSRTRLHPATWYAQSQAAAVAGVVDGSVSGVRVVKGFGQEEQETGKLREAGRKLFAGRLRTIRLNSRYTPALQAVPALGQVVMLALGGWLATRGQITLGTFVAFSTYLAQLIGPVRMLAMVLTVGQQARAGVERVLELIDTAPSIEDGTKDLPADAEASVEFDDVAFAYADGRTVLDGFSLEIRPGETVAVVGSSGSGKSTVSLLLPRFYDVSRGAVLVGGHDVRELTLDSLRSAIGLVPEDSFLFSDTVRANIAYGKPDATDEEIARAVRAAQADRFIAELPAGYDTTVGEQGLTLSGGQRQRIALARAILTDPRLLLLDDATSAVDARVEHEIHEALRSVMAGRTTLLIAHRRSTLGLADRIAVLDDGRLADIGTHDELQERSALYRRLLTDPDELGGVSPGHLPAVVGAASAEDDRTVQREIDAEFDAERGITPALWVRDDTSGEESAAPGATPELLAQVEALPPATDVPAVDEARAVASESSYGLRRLLRGFGRPLAASLALVAVDAGMGLLLPVLIRHGIDEGVERLALGAVWAASLLGLLVVAVQWAAQTGETRMTGRTGERVLYALRLKIFAQLQRLGLDYYERELTGRIMTRMTTDVDALSTFLQTGLVTAFVSVVTFFGILVVLLVIDLQLALVVFATLPVLIVCTVFFRRRSVQAYELARERISVVNADLQESVSGLRIVQAFGREKDGAARFAGRSDHYRQARVRGQWLISVYFPFVQLLSSVAAAAVLIVGAGRVEAGTLTTGALVAYLLYIELFFAPVQQLSQVFDGYQQATVSLGRIQELLREPTSTAGAARPLAVPSLRGEIAFEDVYFAYGTLEGGLAEGGGAGDPDEAVVLSATPVREETALMGINLRIPAGQTVAFVGETGAGKSTLVKLVARFYDPTSGRVTADGDDVRDLDMTAYRHRLGVVPQEAYLFAGTVRDAVAYGRPGATDAEVEAAARAVGAHEMIATLDGGYLHEVAERGRNLSAGQRQLIALARAELVDPDILLLDEATAALDLASEALVNQATDRLAGRRTTLVVAHRLTTAARADRVVVLDHGRVVEDGTHGELLALDGAYARLWRSFTGAAEPGGPGRPEEPEAERATVAGA; from the coding sequence ATGAAATCCGCACGTGGCCGCGTTGAGCCATCCGGCAGGTGGCCCACGGGGGACGCCCGCGGACCGGAACGACCGGCAGGGCAACGGGAGGCGGCAAGAGTGGCGGCGGAACGGACAGAACCGGGGCGCGAGAAGCCCGGCGGGAGCGAACGGGACGGCGGGACGGGCGGTGGCGCCGAGACGGCCGGCTGGGCCCGGCGGCTCACCGGCTACGCCTGGCGCTACCGGCGCAACACCCTCCTCGCCCTCGGCTCCTCCCTCGGCGGCATGGCCGTCATGGCTCTGGTCCCGCTGATCACCAAAGTCGTCATCGACGACGTCATCGGCACCGGCACCCGGTCCATCGCCGTCTGGACCGGCCTGCTGATCGCCGCCGCCACGGTCATCTACGTCCTCACCTACATCCGCCGCTACTACGGCGGGCGCCTCGCCCTCGACGTCCAGCACGACCTCCGTACGGAGATGTACGGCACCATCGCCCGGCTCGACGGCCGCCGCCAGGACGAACTGTCCACCGGACAGGTCGTCGGCCGCGCCACCAGCGACCTCCAGCTCATCCAGAGCCTGCTCTTCATGCTGCCGATGACCATCGGCAACGTGCTGCTCTTCCTGATCTCCCTCGTGATCATGGCGTGGCTGTCGCTGCCCCTGACCCTCGTCGCCCTCGCCGTCGCCCCCGCCCTCTGGTACATCGCCCGCCGCAGCCGCACCCGGCTGCACCCCGCCACCTGGTACGCCCAGTCGCAGGCCGCCGCCGTCGCCGGAGTCGTGGACGGCTCCGTCTCCGGCGTACGCGTCGTCAAGGGCTTCGGCCAGGAGGAGCAGGAGACCGGCAAGCTGCGCGAGGCCGGCCGCAAGCTGTTCGCGGGCCGGCTGCGCACGATCAGGCTCAACTCCCGCTACACCCCCGCCCTCCAGGCCGTACCGGCCCTCGGGCAGGTCGTGATGCTCGCCCTCGGCGGCTGGCTCGCCACCCGGGGACAGATCACCCTCGGCACGTTCGTCGCCTTCTCCACCTACCTCGCGCAGCTCATCGGCCCCGTCCGGATGCTCGCCATGGTCCTGACCGTCGGCCAGCAGGCCCGCGCCGGTGTGGAACGCGTCCTCGAACTCATCGACACCGCACCCTCCATCGAGGACGGCACGAAGGACCTCCCCGCCGACGCCGAGGCGTCCGTCGAGTTCGACGACGTGGCGTTCGCCTACGCGGACGGCCGCACCGTCCTCGACGGCTTCTCGCTGGAGATCCGCCCCGGCGAGACCGTCGCCGTCGTCGGCTCCTCCGGCAGCGGCAAATCCACCGTCTCCCTGCTCCTGCCGCGCTTCTACGACGTCTCACGCGGCGCCGTCCTCGTCGGCGGCCACGACGTACGCGAACTGACCCTCGACTCGCTGCGCTCCGCCATCGGGCTCGTACCGGAGGACAGCTTCCTCTTCTCCGACACCGTCCGCGCCAACATCGCCTACGGCAAACCCGACGCCACCGACGAGGAGATCGCACGCGCCGTCCGCGCCGCCCAGGCCGACCGCTTCATCGCCGAACTCCCCGCCGGTTACGACACCACCGTCGGCGAACAGGGCCTGACCCTCTCCGGCGGCCAGCGCCAGCGCATCGCCCTGGCCCGCGCCATCCTCACCGACCCCCGGCTGCTGCTCCTGGACGACGCCACGTCCGCCGTCGACGCGCGCGTGGAGCACGAGATCCACGAGGCGCTGCGCTCGGTGATGGCCGGCCGCACGACGCTGCTCATCGCCCACCGGCGCTCCACCCTCGGCCTCGCCGACCGCATCGCCGTCCTGGACGACGGACGGCTCGCCGACATCGGCACCCACGACGAACTCCAGGAACGCTCCGCCCTCTACCGAAGGCTGCTCACCGACCCGGACGAACTGGGCGGCGTCTCCCCGGGCCATCTCCCGGCCGTCGTCGGCGCCGCCTCGGCCGAGGACGACCGCACCGTCCAGCGCGAGATCGACGCCGAGTTCGACGCCGAACGGGGCATCACCCCCGCCCTGTGGGTACGGGACGACACGTCCGGCGAGGAGTCGGCGGCGCCCGGCGCGACACCCGAACTGCTCGCGCAGGTCGAGGCGTTGCCCCCGGCCACCGACGTGCCCGCCGTCGACGAGGCCCGCGCCGTCGCGTCCGAGTCGTCGTACGGGCTGCGCCGGCTGCTGCGCGGCTTCGGACGGCCCCTGGCCGCCAGCCTGGCCCTGGTCGCCGTCGACGCGGGCATGGGCCTGCTGCTCCCGGTCCTGATCCGGCACGGCATCGACGAGGGCGTGGAACGCCTCGCGCTCGGCGCGGTGTGGGCCGCGTCCCTGCTGGGCCTGCTCGTCGTGGCCGTCCAGTGGGCGGCCCAGACCGGCGAGACACGCATGACCGGCCGCACCGGCGAACGGGTGCTGTACGCGCTGCGCCTGAAGATATTCGCGCAGCTCCAGCGGCTCGGACTCGACTACTACGAACGCGAACTGACCGGCCGCATCATGACCCGGATGACGACGGACGTGGACGCCCTGTCCACCTTCCTCCAGACCGGGCTCGTCACCGCCTTCGTCTCCGTCGTCACCTTCTTCGGCATCCTCGTCGTCCTGCTCGTCATCGACCTGCAACTGGCCCTGGTGGTCTTCGCGACGCTGCCCGTGCTGATCGTCTGCACCGTCTTCTTCCGGCGCAGGAGCGTCCAGGCGTACGAGCTGGCGCGTGAGCGGATCAGCGTCGTCAACGCCGACCTCCAGGAGTCCGTGTCGGGGCTGCGCATCGTCCAGGCGTTCGGCCGCGAGAAGGACGGCGCGGCGCGCTTCGCGGGCCGCAGCGACCACTACCGGCAGGCACGGGTGCGCGGCCAGTGGCTGATATCCGTGTACTTCCCGTTCGTCCAGCTGCTGTCGTCGGTGGCGGCGGCGGCCGTGCTGATCGTCGGCGCGGGCCGGGTGGAGGCCGGCACGCTGACGACGGGCGCGCTCGTCGCGTATCTCCTCTACATCGAGCTGTTCTTCGCGCCCGTGCAGCAGCTGTCACAGGTCTTCGACGGCTACCAGCAGGCCACGGTCTCGCTGGGACGCATCCAGGAACTGCTGCGGGAGCCCACGTCCACGGCCGGGGCGGCCCGGCCGCTCGCGGTGCCCTCGCTGCGCGGCGAGATCGCCTTCGAGGACGTGTACTTCGCCTACGGCACCCTGGAGGGCGGCCTGGCCGAGGGCGGCGGGGCGGGCGACCCGGACGAGGCCGTCGTGCTGAGCGCCACGCCGGTCCGGGAGGAGACCGCCCTCATGGGGATCAACCTCCGTATACCGGCGGGCCAGACGGTCGCCTTCGTCGGCGAGACGGGGGCGGGCAAGTCCACGCTCGTCAAGCTCGTCGCCCGCTTCTACGACCCGACGTCGGGGCGTGTCACGGCGGACGGCGACGATGTGCGGGACCTGGACATGACCGCGTACCGGCACCGGCTCGGGGTGGTGCCCCAGGAGGCGTACCTGTTCGCCGGGACGGTGCGCGACGCCGTCGCGTACGGGCGGCCCGGGGCCACCGACGCCGAGGTGGAGGCGGCGGCGCGCGCGGTCGGCGCGCACGAGATGATCGCCACGCTCGACGGCGGTTATCTGCACGAGGTCGCCGAGCGGGGCCGCAACCTCTCCGCCGGCCAGCGGCAGTTGATCGCCCTGGCCCGCGCCGAGCTGGTCGATCCGGACATCCTGCTCCTGGACGAGGCGACCGCCGCGCTGGACCTCGCCTCGGAGGCGCTGGTCAACCAGGCGACGGACCGGCTGGCGGGACGGCGTACGACCCTGGTCGTCGCCCACCGGCTGACGACGGCGGCGCGCGCGGACCGGGTGGTCGTGCTGGACCACGGGCGGGTCGTGGAGGACGGTACGCACGGCGAACTGCTGGCGCTGGACGGCGCGTACGCGCGGCTGTGGCGCAGCTTCACGGGCGCGGCGGAGCCGGGTGGACCGGGCAGGCCGGAGGAGCCGGAGGCGGAGCGGGCCACCGTCGCCGGGGCCTGA
- the tesB gene encoding acyl-CoA thioesterase II produces the protein MNALESLLDLLDLERIEEDIFRGLSRPAAIPRVYGGQVAAQALVAAGRTVPADRPPHSLHAYFLRAGDPGAPIVYTVDRIRDGRSFTTRRVVAVQHGRPIFHLSASFQTYEEGLEHQSAMPAAPDPETLPTSAELLPRYADRFVDPSVADRLLEARAAVDLRYVDPPPYATAGEPREARSQVWFRTEGKLADDPLLHVCLATYVSDMTLLDSVLLAHGRGGWASGDIVGASLDHAMWFHRPFRADEWLLYDQTSPSASGGRGLGQARIFTRDGQLAISVIQEGVMRVPRGPGSASGTG, from the coding sequence ATGAACGCACTGGAGTCCCTTCTCGATCTGCTCGACCTGGAGCGGATCGAGGAGGACATCTTCCGCGGCCTCAGCCGCCCGGCGGCGATCCCCCGCGTCTACGGCGGCCAGGTCGCCGCCCAGGCGCTGGTGGCCGCGGGCCGGACCGTCCCCGCCGACCGGCCGCCGCACTCCCTGCACGCGTACTTCCTGCGCGCGGGCGATCCGGGCGCGCCGATCGTCTACACGGTCGACCGCATCCGCGACGGCCGCTCCTTCACCACGCGCCGGGTCGTGGCCGTCCAGCACGGGCGGCCGATCTTCCATCTCTCGGCGTCCTTCCAGACGTACGAGGAGGGCCTGGAGCACCAGAGCGCGATGCCGGCCGCGCCGGATCCGGAGACGCTGCCGACCTCGGCCGAACTGCTGCCGAGGTACGCGGACCGGTTCGTCGACCCGTCCGTGGCCGACCGGCTGCTGGAGGCGAGGGCGGCGGTGGACCTGCGGTACGTGGACCCGCCGCCGTACGCCACGGCCGGGGAGCCGCGCGAGGCCCGCTCGCAGGTCTGGTTCCGTACGGAGGGCAAGCTCGCCGACGACCCGCTGCTGCACGTCTGCCTGGCGACGTACGTCTCCGACATGACGCTGCTCGACTCGGTGCTGCTCGCGCACGGCAGGGGCGGCTGGGCGAGCGGGGACATCGTCGGGGCGAGCCTGGACCACGCGATGTGGTTCCACCGCCCCTTCCGGGCGGACGAGTGGCTGCTGTACGACCAGACGTCGCCGTCCGCGTCCGGCGGCCGGGGACTCGGCCAGGCCCGGATCTTCACGCGGGACGGGCAACTGGCGATCTCGGTGATCCAGGAGGGCGTCATGAGAGTGCCGCGCGGGCCGGGGTCCGCTTCCGGAACGGGCTGA
- a CDS encoding peroxiredoxin, with translation MAAAPGPGHPVENFALPGGVLDADGTFVRRQYRLDEQRGRPLVLAFYPGDDTTVCTKQLCAYSSGLETFTGLGAEVWGISPQDVDSHEAFARKHGLRIPLLADTDRMVTRAFGATAPGIGVRRSVFLIAPDGTLHWKHVSLLGVTFQPVETLARELAALTH, from the coding sequence GTGGCAGCAGCACCCGGTCCCGGACATCCCGTCGAGAACTTCGCCCTGCCCGGCGGGGTGCTCGACGCCGACGGCACCTTCGTACGGAGGCAGTACCGCCTCGACGAACAGCGGGGCCGCCCGCTGGTCCTCGCCTTCTACCCCGGCGACGACACCACCGTCTGCACCAAACAGCTGTGCGCGTACTCCAGCGGCCTGGAGACCTTCACCGGCCTGGGCGCCGAGGTGTGGGGCATCAGCCCGCAGGACGTCGACAGCCACGAGGCGTTCGCCCGCAAGCACGGCCTGCGGATTCCGCTGCTGGCCGACACCGACCGGATGGTGACCCGGGCGTTCGGCGCCACCGCGCCCGGGATCGGGGTGCGCCGCTCGGTGTTCCTGATCGCGCCGGACGGCACGCTGCACTGGAAGCACGTCTCGTTGCTCGGTGTCACCTTCCAGCCGGTGGAGACCCTGGCCAGGGAGCTGGCGGCGCTCACGCACTGA
- a CDS encoding phosphatase, with translation MPIPSREALVDHLVRTRIAGDVATPRDNNLSHYRKLANGDRHFWLGLELGDRWTDEQDVLAVMAERCGVNDDPGHRHGQDTIDPELTVDALDRMAARLRKAAADRERVLCATGHPGGLLDVHRQTADALRLAGCEIVRIPGGLTADEGMVFQFAGVAMLERGATLWHTHSPEPMRAILDGLERDGRPQPDLVLADHGWAGCAGQRGLDSIGYADCNDPALFIGEAEGTLQVTVPLDDHVTDPRFYDPMTEYLLHQAGLTNTV, from the coding sequence ATGCCGATACCCAGCCGCGAAGCTCTCGTCGACCACCTCGTCCGCACGCGAATCGCGGGAGACGTGGCCACACCCCGGGACAACAACCTCTCCCACTATCGCAAGCTCGCCAACGGCGACCGTCATTTCTGGCTGGGCCTGGAGCTCGGTGACCGCTGGACCGACGAGCAGGACGTGCTCGCCGTGATGGCCGAGCGCTGCGGTGTCAACGACGACCCGGGCCACCGCCACGGCCAGGACACCATCGACCCCGAGCTGACCGTCGACGCGCTGGACCGGATGGCGGCGCGGCTGCGCAAGGCCGCGGCGGACCGCGAGCGGGTGCTGTGCGCCACCGGCCACCCCGGCGGGCTGCTGGACGTGCACCGGCAGACGGCGGACGCGCTGCGGCTGGCGGGCTGCGAGATCGTCCGGATCCCCGGCGGCCTGACGGCGGACGAGGGCATGGTCTTCCAGTTCGCGGGCGTCGCGATGCTGGAGCGCGGGGCGACGCTCTGGCACACCCACTCGCCCGAGCCGATGCGGGCCATCCTGGACGGCCTGGAGCGCGACGGCAGACCCCAGCCGGACCTGGTGCTCGCCGACCACGGCTGGGCGGGCTGCGCGGGCCAGCGGGGCCTCGACTCGATCGGTTACGCGGACTGCAACGACCCGGCCCTGTTCATCGGCGAGGCGGAGGGCACGCTCCAGGTCACGGTCCCGCTGGACGACCATGTGACGGACCCGCGCTTCTACGACCCGATGACCGAGTACCTGCTGCACCAGGCGGGCCTCACGAACACCGTCTGA
- a CDS encoding thiamine pyrophosphate-binding protein, translating into MSHDHHDVPRLTPEQTARALNPPAGRHGGDLVMETLHGLGATTVFGLPGQHALGMFDALRRSGLEYVGLRVENNAGFAADAYGRVTGQVAPLLLSTGPGALTSLAALQEAAAASSPVLAISGQIPTAGLGGGRHGYLHELRDQQASVRDLVKSVHPVRAASQIPSAVAAAWQSALTAPHGPVWVEIPQDVLLTETTLPVVTAVDATPRELPPRPELVAAAAHALSHAERPVIIAGGGVVRADAAGKLRALAEKLAAPVVTTFGGKGAFPWEHPLSLQSWLEDRHTTDFLEDADVVLVVGSGLGELTSNYHTFRPRGRVVQIEADLGKLESNLPALGIHADAREALSALLESVTGRGGPAAETARDAVRTVLAKVRERIGAQDLEREQRILAAVREALPADSPSFWDMTILAYWAWSAWPGPMHSAQGAGGLGYAFPAALGAAAADRATPVLAVSGDGGAMYSLAELATARQHDLPVTWLIVDDGGYGVLRTYMTDAYGATAGTELARPDFVALAESFGIPAVRTSPEALREDLAKALAAPGPSVVVLPAVLKLFAPTHLPA; encoded by the coding sequence ATGAGCCACGACCACCACGACGTCCCCCGCCTCACCCCCGAGCAGACCGCGCGGGCCCTGAACCCGCCCGCCGGGCGGCACGGCGGCGACCTCGTCATGGAGACGCTGCACGGCCTCGGCGCCACCACCGTCTTCGGCCTGCCAGGCCAGCACGCCCTCGGCATGTTCGACGCCCTGCGCCGCTCCGGCCTGGAGTACGTCGGGCTGCGCGTCGAGAACAACGCCGGGTTCGCCGCCGACGCCTACGGCCGCGTCACCGGCCAGGTCGCGCCCCTGCTGCTCTCCACCGGGCCCGGCGCGCTCACCTCGCTCGCCGCTCTCCAGGAGGCCGCGGCGGCCTCCTCGCCCGTGCTGGCGATCTCCGGCCAGATCCCCACGGCGGGTCTCGGCGGCGGCCGGCACGGCTATCTGCACGAACTGCGCGACCAGCAGGCGTCGGTCCGCGACCTCGTCAAGTCCGTGCACCCGGTCCGGGCGGCCTCCCAGATCCCGTCCGCCGTCGCGGCGGCCTGGCAGTCCGCGCTCACCGCGCCGCACGGACCGGTCTGGGTGGAGATCCCGCAGGACGTCCTCCTTACGGAGACGACGCTGCCGGTCGTCACCGCCGTCGACGCCACCCCGCGCGAACTGCCGCCGCGTCCCGAACTGGTCGCCGCGGCGGCGCACGCCCTGTCGCACGCCGAGCGCCCGGTGATCATCGCGGGCGGCGGGGTCGTCCGGGCGGACGCCGCCGGGAAACTGCGGGCCCTCGCCGAGAAGCTGGCCGCCCCCGTCGTCACCACCTTCGGCGGCAAGGGCGCCTTCCCCTGGGAGCACCCGCTGTCGCTCCAGTCGTGGCTGGAGGACCGGCACACCACCGACTTCCTGGAGGACGCCGACGTCGTCCTGGTCGTCGGCTCCGGACTCGGCGAACTGACCTCCAACTACCACACGTTCCGCCCGCGCGGCCGGGTCGTCCAGATCGAGGCCGACCTCGGCAAGCTGGAGTCCAACCTGCCCGCGCTCGGCATCCACGCCGACGCCCGCGAGGCGCTCTCCGCGCTGCTGGAGTCGGTGACCGGGCGCGGCGGCCCGGCCGCCGAGACCGCGCGGGACGCCGTCCGTACGGTGCTGGCGAAGGTACGGGAGCGGATCGGCGCACAGGACCTGGAGCGGGAGCAGCGGATCCTCGCCGCCGTGCGGGAGGCGCTGCCCGCCGACTCGCCCAGCTTCTGGGACATGACGATCCTCGCCTACTGGGCCTGGTCCGCCTGGCCCGGCCCGATGCACTCCGCCCAGGGCGCGGGCGGCCTCGGGTACGCCTTCCCGGCCGCCCTCGGCGCGGCGGCGGCCGACCGCGCGACACCCGTCCTCGCGGTCTCCGGCGACGGCGGCGCCATGTACTCCCTCGCCGAGCTGGCCACGGCCCGGCAGCACGACCTCCCGGTCACCTGGCTGATCGTGGACGACGGCGGCTACGGCGTCCTGCGGACGTACATGACGGACGCCTACGGCGCGACGGCCGGCACCGAACTGGCCCGCCCCGACTTCGTCGCGCTCGCCGAGTCCTTCGGGATACCGGCGGTCCGTACGAGCCCCGAGGCGCTGCGCGAGGACCTGGCGAAGGCACTGGCCGCGCCGGGCCCGTCCGTGGTGGTGCTCCCGGCGGTCCTGAAGCTGTTCGCCCCGACGCACCTGCCGGCGTAG